DNA sequence from the Chitinophaga flava genome:
GGTGTAGTACTACTTTTCAGCTCCAAGGGTATCAGCGCCGGTGGCCACTGGTATTATAGCCTGTTGGTGGTGGTAGCCACTATCAGCTACGGCACTAATATCAGTCTGGTACATCATTACCTGAAGGGATTCGGCTCGTTGCAACTGGGGTCTATCGCTATGTTTTTTTGTGGACTGATCACTTTTCCCATATTGTGGTTTAGTGACTTTTTTCCACAGTTTGCGACAGATCATGCTCCATGGCGTTCATTGTCGGCAGGGTTGATATTAGGGGTGATGGGCACCGGTGTGGCAGCTGTATTATTTTATCTGCTGATCAGACGTGCAGGGTCTATGTTTGCTTCGATGGTTACTTATGCGTTACCGGTAGTGGCTATAGGCTGGGGATTACTGGCTCATGAGCCGATTACCTGGGTGCAGGTGTTGTGTATGGGTATTATTCTGTTGGGGGTATATATGGTTAATCGGGCTAAAACAGCTTCCTGATAAATAAAAAAGCGGAGAGACCAGTGCCGGTCTCTCCGCTTTTTTATACGTTTATCTGATACAATAACTGTTTTTAAACAGCCAGGATCTCTTTTTCTTTCACTTCGCAGTGTTTGTCTATCTGCACGATGTATTTGTCGGTCAGTGTCTGAATATCTGCTTCTGCACCTTTGGCGGTATCTTCGCTCAGGCCATCTTTCTGCAATTTCTTGATACCTTCAATTGCATCGCGGCGGATGTTTCTGATCGCTACTTTAGCCTGTTCCCCCTCATTATAAGCCCTTTTCACAAATTCCTTCCTTCTTTCTTCTGTCAGTGGCGGCAGGAAAAGGCGAATAATGACACCATCATTCTGAGGGTTGAG
Encoded proteins:
- the frr gene encoding ribosome recycling factor — protein: MQDDLTLIMDDAAGSMAKAVGHLELELTKIRAGKANPQILDGIAVDYYGSPTPLNQVANVSIADARTLTIQPWEKNMLQPIERAIIASNIGLNPQNDGVIIRLFLPPLTEERRKEFVKRAYNEGEQAKVAIRNIRRDAIEGIKKLQKDGLSEDTAKGAEADIQTLTDKYIVQIDKHCEVKEKEILAV
- a CDS encoding DMT family transporter; translation: MNHKFAHWGVFLLLSLTWGSSFILMKIGLESFTPYQVASLRLVAAGVALLPFLPKALRQTPVNKLPIIFLSGLLGNGLPAFLFCVAETEIDSSLAGILNSLTPLMALLTGLILFKSPIKKAQLTGVCVGLLGVVLLFSSKGISAGGHWYYSLLVVVATISYGTNISLVHHYLKGFGSLQLGSIAMFFCGLITFPILWFSDFFPQFATDHAPWRSLSAGLILGVMGTGVAAVLFYLLIRRAGSMFASMVTYALPVVAIGWGLLAHEPITWVQVLCMGIILLGVYMVNRAKTAS